The following coding sequences lie in one Rhodospirillaceae bacterium genomic window:
- a CDS encoding C4-dicarboxylate ABC transporter, with amino-acid sequence MNKSTVMGSVGGLVVGVLIGSLALQSGGDQQEAGSQSEVASKQEVVNWSMPSSFPATMLIGGTGGKDFEENVRVISNGTLNIRFFDPGALVPPLEIFDAVSAGAANTGWSSSGYWAGKVPALQFFAAVPFGPGATEYLAWIYHGGGLDLMQEIYARYNIVSQPCAMAPPEGSGWFRFEVKSVDELKGLKMRFFGLGAKVMEKLGVSTQLIAGGDIFPALELGTIDATEFSMPVMDLDLGFHEVAKHYYFPGWHQPTSINEFMVNQDDWNTLSDTHKEIINTVCKANMLRTLALGDAVQFGALEQIKAKGVTLHKWPQETLDLLESAWQEVVGEMASEDEDFARVWASLKSFREEYKIWGDLGYLD; translated from the coding sequence ATGAATAAATCTACTGTAATGGGAAGTGTGGGCGGATTAGTTGTAGGCGTCCTAATCGGGAGCCTCGCGCTTCAGTCTGGTGGAGACCAACAGGAGGCTGGTAGCCAGAGTGAGGTGGCGTCGAAGCAGGAAGTGGTTAATTGGTCCATGCCCAGTAGCTTTCCTGCAACTATGTTGATTGGTGGCACAGGGGGAAAAGACTTTGAAGAGAATGTGCGAGTTATTTCAAATGGCACATTAAACATTCGATTTTTTGATCCGGGCGCGTTGGTCCCCCCCCTAGAAATTTTTGATGCTGTGTCTGCAGGAGCTGCAAACACAGGATGGTCTTCATCTGGGTATTGGGCTGGCAAGGTGCCTGCACTTCAGTTTTTTGCTGCGGTTCCGTTTGGACCGGGGGCGACCGAATATCTTGCTTGGATATACCACGGAGGTGGCCTGGATCTCATGCAGGAGATTTATGCCCGATATAACATTGTTTCGCAGCCCTGCGCGATGGCGCCTCCTGAAGGGTCCGGGTGGTTTCGCTTTGAAGTGAAATCTGTTGATGAGCTCAAGGGTCTAAAAATGCGCTTCTTTGGTCTCGGTGCAAAGGTTATGGAGAAACTAGGAGTATCCACCCAGTTGATTGCGGGAGGCGATATTTTTCCGGCCCTGGAGCTTGGAACGATAGATGCCACAGAGTTCTCGATGCCAGTTATGGATCTAGATCTTGGTTTCCATGAAGTGGCAAAACACTACTATTTCCCAGGCTGGCATCAACCCACTAGTATCAACGAGTTTATGGTCAATCAGGATGATTGGAACACACTTTCTGACACTCATAAGGAGATTATAAATACAGTATGTAAGGCGAATATGCTGCGAACTCTCGCGCTGGGCGATGCGGTGCAATTTGGTGCGCTTGAACAAATAAAGGCTAAAGGTGTAACGCTTCATAAATGGCCGCAGGAGACCCTCGATTTGTTGGAGTCTGCCTGGCAGGAAGTTGTGGGGGAGATGGCAAGTGAGGACGAAGACTTTGCTCGGGTATGGGCTTCTTTGAAGAGTTTTCGCGAGGAATACAAAATCTGGGGGGACCTCGGCTATCTTGATTAA
- a CDS encoding glutamine-hydrolyzing GMP synthase, translating into MAPMRRPPLSVMRTRMTKALTEKQADKGAGTENRILVIDFGSQVTQLIARRLRESGVYTEIVPYSSSEKKLTTFKPRGIILSGGPSSVTSERAPSVPNAIFESGLPILGICYGQQIMCAQLGGEIQAANEREFGLAQISVLATCKLFDEIWKAGTHADVWMSHGDKVTALPNGFKAVAKSDGTPYAAIADEKRQLYGLQFHPEVVHTPEGGALLRSFALNIAKCSGTWSMKSFRDEAIRAIRAKVGKAKVICGLSGGVDSSVTAVLIHEAIGDQLTCVLVDHGLLRTAEAKTVVELFEKEFNIRLIHKDASDLFLTKLDGVTDPEQKRKIIGNTFIDVFEDEANKITGAEFLAQGTLYPDVIESVPVAGGPSKTIKSHHNVGGLPERMQLKLLEPLRELFKDEVRILGNELNIPSNLVGRHPFPGPGLAIRIPGAISAEKLSILRAADDIYLQEIENFGIYNEIWQAFCVLLPVKTVGVMGDSRTYEFVCALRAVTSEDGMTADYYPFGHDFLSTVARRIVNEVKGINRVTYDITSKPPGTVEWE; encoded by the coding sequence ATGGCCCCCATGAGGAGGCCACCGCTATCCGTTATGCGAACAAGGATGACTAAGGCTTTGACTGAGAAACAGGCCGATAAGGGGGCGGGAACAGAAAATCGAATCCTAGTGATTGACTTTGGCTCTCAAGTGACTCAACTAATTGCCAGACGTCTTCGGGAGTCTGGCGTCTATACCGAAATAGTTCCGTATTCCTCGTCTGAAAAAAAACTAACAACTTTTAAGCCCCGAGGAATTATTCTATCTGGCGGCCCTTCCTCAGTAACTTCAGAAAGAGCTCCATCCGTCCCGAACGCTATTTTTGAGTCAGGGCTTCCTATTCTTGGAATTTGTTACGGCCAACAAATAATGTGCGCCCAACTTGGTGGGGAAATTCAGGCCGCCAATGAAAGGGAGTTTGGCCTAGCCCAAATTTCAGTGCTTGCAACATGCAAGCTATTTGATGAAATTTGGAAAGCTGGCACTCATGCAGATGTTTGGATGAGCCATGGAGATAAAGTAACCGCTCTCCCGAACGGGTTCAAAGCTGTCGCCAAAAGCGATGGTACTCCCTATGCAGCAATTGCAGATGAGAAACGCCAACTCTATGGACTCCAATTTCATCCAGAAGTCGTACACACGCCAGAGGGAGGAGCTTTACTACGTTCCTTTGCTCTAAATATTGCTAAGTGTTCCGGCACGTGGTCCATGAAATCCTTTCGTGACGAAGCGATCAGAGCCATCCGCGCAAAAGTGGGTAAGGCGAAAGTAATTTGCGGACTATCCGGTGGAGTAGACTCTTCTGTTACCGCCGTATTAATCCATGAAGCTATTGGAGATCAATTGACCTGCGTTCTTGTCGACCACGGCTTGTTGAGGACAGCCGAAGCAAAAACTGTGGTGGAGTTGTTCGAAAAAGAATTCAATATTCGGCTAATCCATAAGGATGCAAGCGATTTATTTCTGACAAAGTTGGACGGCGTCACCGATCCTGAACAGAAAAGAAAAATTATAGGAAATACCTTCATTGATGTCTTTGAAGACGAAGCAAACAAAATAACTGGAGCCGAATTCCTAGCTCAAGGCACCCTGTACCCAGATGTGATAGAGTCTGTACCAGTTGCCGGTGGCCCAAGCAAAACCATAAAATCTCACCATAATGTTGGCGGCCTGCCAGAACGAATGCAGTTAAAACTTTTGGAGCCTCTCCGCGAATTATTTAAGGACGAAGTACGTATTCTGGGTAATGAATTAAACATACCTTCCAATCTTGTTGGACGGCACCCGTTTCCTGGTCCCGGCCTAGCTATTCGCATTCCTGGCGCCATATCCGCAGAAAAACTCTCCATACTTCGAGCCGCCGACGATATATACCTTCAAGAGATTGAAAATTTTGGGATCTACAATGAAATCTGGCAGGCATTTTGTGTGCTATTACCAGTTAAAACGGTTGGGGTTATGGGAGACTCTCGGACTTACGAGTTTGTCTGTGCCTTGCGGGCGGTTACATCAGAGGATGGAATGACTGCTGATTATTATCCCTTTGGGCATGATTTTCTAAGTACAGTTGCAAGGCGTATTGTAAATGAAGTCAAGGGGATCAACCGCGTAACCTATGATATAACGAGCAAACCTCCAGGCACCGTGGAGTGGGAGTAA
- a CDS encoding 23S rRNA methyltransferase — translation MAPNKKAPISKSRGKENSSRKKLKHSSARWMKRQQKDPYVKAANQHGYRSRAAYKLIELNKRFRIFQPGQTVLDLGAAPGSWTQVAVEHVQPKLGGTSSVLAIDINPITPIRGAMAMEIDFLSPEAASAISKALPRQIDVVLSDMAAPSTGHRQTDALRVNVLCETALEFAMGILAPGGTFVAKVLKIGAEQHLVEQMKMNFKSVRHAKPPASRKESSESYVVALGYRL, via the coding sequence ATGGCACCAAACAAAAAAGCTCCAATCTCCAAATCCCGCGGCAAAGAAAATTCTTCCCGCAAAAAACTGAAGCACTCTTCCGCGCGGTGGATGAAACGTCAACAAAAAGACCCATATGTAAAAGCAGCCAATCAACATGGATATCGTAGCAGAGCCGCATACAAACTGATTGAATTAAACAAGAGATTTAGAATCTTCCAGCCAGGACAAACTGTGCTGGACTTAGGCGCAGCTCCTGGGAGCTGGACCCAGGTCGCCGTGGAGCATGTACAACCAAAACTCGGGGGAACCAGTAGTGTGCTAGCGATTGACATTAACCCAATTACCCCAATACGCGGCGCCATGGCCATGGAGATAGACTTCCTATCGCCAGAAGCAGCGAGTGCCATTAGCAAGGCACTGCCGCGCCAAATTGATGTAGTCCTGAGCGATATGGCCGCTCCGTCCACTGGACACCGCCAAACAGATGCCTTGCGGGTCAACGTCTTGTGCGAAACAGCTCTAGAATTTGCGATGGGGATACTAGCCCCTGGGGGAACCTTTGTGGCCAAAGTGCTCAAAATTGGGGCCGAGCAACATCTAGTAGAACAAATGAAAATGAATTTTAAATCAGTCCGACATGCCAAACCCCCGGCGAGCCGGAAAGAATCTTCAGAAAGTTATGTTGTAGCCTTGGGTTATCGGCTATAA
- a CDS encoding peptidase M20 produces MAIYTRISEFHDDMTRIRRDIHSHPETAFEEERTAKVVADELESYGVEVHKGLAKTGVVGTLKVGTGSKKIGLRADMDALNLHELNEFDHKSRNEGKMHGCGHDGHTTMLLGAARYLAETKNFDGTVHFIFQPAEENVAGARVMVEDGLFEKFNCEAVYGMHNSPGLPVGQFSVNPGPMMASADFFEVKITGVGAHGAFPHQGNDPVVVAAHMITSFQSIAARRTDPLDSAVISVTQVHAGHTTNVIPEEAILSGTTRALKVEIQDLIEREMRQIAEGIGQTFGAQIEFSYDRRYLPTVNTVEETDFAAQAAAEIVGEVQILRDEPPVMGAEDFSWMLAERPGCYIRIGNGVEGGPGGCHVHNPNYDFNDEILTIGASYWSKLVEMQLAAK; encoded by the coding sequence ATGGCTATTTACACACGCATCAGCGAGTTCCATGACGATATGACACGTATCCGCCGCGACATTCATAGTCATCCTGAAACGGCATTCGAAGAGGAACGCACAGCTAAGGTAGTAGCTGACGAACTCGAATCCTATGGAGTTGAGGTGCATAAAGGCCTAGCAAAAACAGGCGTCGTCGGCACCCTCAAAGTAGGGACGGGCAGTAAAAAGATCGGCCTACGGGCCGATATGGACGCATTAAACCTCCACGAGCTCAATGAGTTTGACCACAAGTCTCGTAACGAGGGCAAAATGCACGGCTGTGGCCATGATGGCCACACTACCATGCTGCTGGGCGCAGCACGATATCTTGCAGAGACAAAAAACTTTGATGGCACGGTTCATTTCATCTTTCAACCTGCCGAGGAAAATGTCGCAGGTGCCCGCGTCATGGTAGAGGATGGCTTGTTCGAGAAATTTAACTGTGAGGCTGTCTACGGGATGCACAACTCACCAGGTCTCCCAGTGGGCCAATTTTCGGTAAACCCTGGGCCAATGATGGCTTCCGCAGATTTCTTCGAAGTCAAAATCACCGGCGTCGGGGCTCACGGTGCTTTCCCCCACCAAGGCAATGATCCGGTCGTCGTCGCGGCCCACATGATCACAAGCTTCCAATCAATTGCGGCTCGGCGAACCGACCCGCTTGACTCAGCAGTGATCAGCGTAACCCAAGTGCACGCTGGCCATACCACCAATGTAATTCCTGAGGAAGCAATTCTTTCGGGAACTACACGTGCTTTGAAGGTCGAAATCCAAGACTTAATCGAGCGTGAAATGCGTCAGATAGCAGAGGGCATTGGACAAACCTTCGGAGCGCAAATCGAATTCTCTTACGATCGCCGTTATTTGCCGACCGTAAACACAGTCGAGGAGACCGATTTTGCTGCCCAAGCGGCAGCTGAAATTGTAGGTGAAGTGCAGATCCTGCGCGATGAACCACCAGTGATGGGTGCCGAGGATTTTTCATGGATGCTCGCTGAACGCCCCGGTTGTTACATACGCATAGGCAACGGAGTTGAGGGTGGTCCGGGAGGCTGCCACGTGCATAACCCTAATTACGACTTTAACGACGAGATACTGACCATCGGTGCAAGCTACTGGAGCAAACTAGTGGAAATGCAGTTGGCCGCTAAATGA
- a CDS encoding microcystin degradation protein MlrC — MRLVIAMMQHETNTFSPVPTPLERFARGNTRPVPFEEDEVLPAFKGTGTALGSFIEVAEAEGAEMVFPIAASAWPSGLVEDNAYEYMTERIYDCVAKGCDGILLHLHGAMVTESQADGEGPLIHRLRELAPEIPIGVALDMHTNLYPDMVELADVVAGYQTYPHIDIYETGLRAARPILAMIKGEVRPTMAWGNRPMMPHVMRQGSGDSPNREIQAMAQRMEAAGALAASFFTGFPHADIKLAGSSAVVVTDNDMALAKRLRDELLDYAWDHRNEFVYQIEPLELSLEKARVLGIEKDRGPVVLLDHYDNAASGGSMDTMKVLEGILESGLEDVAFFAIHDPKAVGQLIAGGIGVELTISLGGKTDLPSIGHRGSPLEVRGRVKLISDGRFINRGPMSAGVMVDMGPTVVFDTGRVEIIIISSHVEPHDEEAFLSLGIDPSRKRFLALKSRIHWRAGFEHISQEIVECAGVGVCTSDYSALNFDNIRRPIFPLDQVNDPRSTNET; from the coding sequence TTGCGCCTTGTTATTGCCATGATGCAACATGAAACGAACACTTTTTCACCTGTGCCAACACCATTGGAGAGGTTTGCACGCGGGAATACCCGTCCAGTGCCATTTGAGGAAGATGAAGTACTACCAGCCTTCAAAGGAACAGGTACGGCTCTTGGCAGTTTTATTGAAGTGGCCGAAGCAGAGGGAGCAGAGATGGTTTTTCCTATCGCTGCCAGCGCTTGGCCCTCAGGGTTGGTTGAAGATAATGCCTACGAATACATGACAGAAAGAATCTATGATTGTGTTGCAAAAGGCTGTGACGGAATTTTACTACATCTTCATGGCGCTATGGTAACAGAGAGCCAGGCCGATGGCGAAGGACCCTTGATCCATAGACTTCGTGAACTAGCGCCAGAAATACCTATCGGAGTTGCACTTGATATGCACACCAATCTCTATCCTGACATGGTTGAGTTGGCGGACGTCGTCGCTGGGTATCAAACCTACCCCCATATCGACATATATGAAACAGGCTTACGTGCTGCAAGACCAATCTTGGCGATGATAAAAGGCGAAGTCCGCCCCACCATGGCTTGGGGAAACAGGCCGATGATGCCTCATGTCATGCGTCAAGGATCTGGTGATAGCCCCAATAGAGAAATCCAGGCAATGGCGCAGCGCATGGAAGCAGCAGGCGCTTTAGCAGCAAGCTTTTTCACCGGCTTTCCTCATGCTGATATAAAACTGGCTGGTTCTAGCGCTGTGGTTGTAACCGACAATGATATGGCCCTTGCTAAGCGGTTAAGAGATGAACTTCTCGACTACGCTTGGGATCATCGGAATGAATTTGTTTACCAGATTGAACCACTTGAACTTTCGTTAGAAAAGGCTCGCGTTTTAGGAATTGAAAAAGATAGAGGGCCTGTCGTGCTACTCGACCATTACGACAATGCTGCATCTGGCGGCTCAATGGACACAATGAAAGTGCTGGAGGGAATTCTGGAATCCGGCCTTGAAGATGTCGCCTTTTTTGCCATTCACGATCCTAAAGCCGTTGGGCAACTGATAGCCGGGGGCATTGGCGTGGAACTGACCATATCCTTGGGGGGGAAAACGGATTTGCCATCAATTGGACATAGAGGCTCCCCGCTCGAAGTCCGTGGTCGGGTTAAATTGATTTCTGATGGACGTTTTATTAACCGCGGCCCCATGTCAGCCGGCGTTATGGTAGATATGGGCCCGACTGTAGTGTTTGACACAGGACGCGTTGAAATAATTATTATTTCGAGCCATGTCGAGCCTCATGATGAAGAAGCCTTTCTATCACTCGGCATTGATCCTTCTCGCAAGCGGTTTTTGGCCTTAAAAAGCCGCATTCATTGGCGAGCCGGTTTTGAGCACATTTCACAAGAGATAGTAGAGTGCGCCGGGGTCGGGGTGTGCACCTCAGATTACAGCGCTCTCAATTTTGATAACATCCGCCGCCCAATATTTCCATTGGATCAAGTTAATGATCCACGCTCTACTAATGAGACCTGA
- a CDS encoding rRNA cytosine-C5-methylase yields the protein MRRPACFQATIEIIELYEKQNQPASRIAADYLRGRRYIGAKDRKTIRETLFSILRDRYYIEWQLSQINVEYSARALAFGYLIRSNKSLTQLNDYVDGAPYSPAPLSPTERTWMTQYLEYCKRPIYQPPLWVQGNYPQWLENELLRTYGSELIPEMQAFDSNAPMDLRVNTTKTTRSALLKKFQQDGIQAQPTKYAKNGIRVLGRPALLATKEYRQGKIEIQDEGSQIITELVSACSKHHIVDFCAGAGGKSLALAEKCAPNGKVISCDTNQNRLEKIKPRLARSGLKNIEIKHLKKTSDWRKSAEQTADRVLVDTPCSGTGTWRRDPDARTRLTEKSLADYKRQQSQILDEAAPLVKPGGRLVYATCSILASENLEQVENFVQRQKMFRLLPIGEIWRKEIGNIEVPTTNTLQLTPKQHAVDGFYIAIFERI from the coding sequence ATGAGACGCCCAGCTTGTTTCCAAGCTACCATCGAGATTATCGAGCTTTACGAGAAACAAAACCAGCCCGCAAGCAGGATAGCGGCGGACTATTTACGCGGGCGACGCTATATTGGCGCCAAAGATAGAAAAACTATTCGGGAAACCCTGTTTTCCATACTGCGGGATCGATACTACATTGAGTGGCAGCTTTCCCAGATTAATGTCGAATATTCGGCCAGGGCACTGGCCTTTGGATACCTAATTAGAAGTAATAAGTCCCTCACCCAACTTAATGACTATGTCGACGGTGCACCTTATTCACCAGCACCACTATCTCCAACTGAGCGTACTTGGATGACCCAATATTTAGAATATTGCAAACGCCCGATCTATCAACCACCTCTTTGGGTTCAAGGGAATTACCCTCAATGGCTAGAGAACGAACTTTTAAGGACATACGGAAGTGAACTAATACCCGAAATGCAAGCATTCGACAGCAATGCACCTATGGACCTGCGTGTAAATACGACTAAAACCACTCGCTCCGCCCTGCTAAAAAAGTTTCAACAAGATGGTATCCAAGCTCAACCCACCAAATACGCCAAAAATGGAATTCGGGTGCTTGGTCGACCAGCCCTCCTCGCAACAAAAGAATATCGGCAAGGAAAAATAGAGATACAAGACGAAGGCTCTCAAATAATAACAGAGCTGGTATCTGCATGCTCCAAACACCATATCGTAGATTTTTGTGCTGGCGCAGGAGGAAAAAGCTTAGCACTGGCTGAAAAATGCGCGCCAAATGGTAAGGTTATTTCCTGTGATACAAACCAAAACCGCTTAGAAAAAATTAAACCAAGATTGGCTAGGTCCGGACTCAAAAACATTGAGATCAAACACCTTAAAAAAACGAGTGATTGGCGAAAATCTGCGGAACAGACTGCTGACCGTGTACTAGTTGATACCCCTTGCAGTGGCACTGGAACGTGGCGACGCGATCCCGATGCAAGGACGAGACTCACAGAAAAAAGCTTGGCTGACTATAAAAGACAACAATCGCAAATTTTGGATGAAGCTGCGCCCTTGGTAAAACCAGGCGGCCGGCTGGTATACGCGACTTGCTCTATTTTGGCATCCGAGAACCTCGAGCAGGTAGAAAACTTTGTACAGCGACAGAAAATGTTTCGGCTCTTACCTATTGGGGAGATCTGGCGTAAAGAAATCGGCAATATAGAAGTACCCACCACGAATACGCTTCAACTAACCCCCAAACAACATGCAGTAGATGGTTTTTATATTGCGATTTTTGAACGAATCTAG
- the ggt gene encoding gamma-glutamyltransferase, whose amino-acid sequence MAEFDWRDRAGALFECKKKPALGSRGMVVTNHPLASTAGMQMLAGGGNAFDAAIASLFALTVVEPQMVGIVGGGLCHIRFADGKHTVIDGQARAPLASSPDCFQPISDTLPDYLETVGRENTIGPKAVASPGNLKAWCEVLDRFGTISLADAMAPAIGYASNGFSVTPYLNECISDAAEDLLRDASISAXFLPDGTPXSAGSRLVMGDYAETLRAIASEGSDVFYGGSLGGTVADYCYKANGFLSVADLEDYATIERDVIQGTYRGYEIVGPPPPAASGIHIVQMMNILEGFRVGELGFGTPEMLHILAEVLKIAFADRQAVTGDPAFVDVPVDRLISKAYADERRSEIDLKRAKSWEARVALPESANTTHLTVADDEGNIVAMTQSINSLFGAKTVVPGTGIIPNNYMHVFDPHPGHALSIAPGKRVTTSNAPMMATKDGKPVLALGLPGGLTIFPSVMQALISIIDHGMSVQEAVEAPRLWTQGGLVELETGFPDSVRDALMERGHEVQMMPHVGGGMNAIAFGDDGQMTGAACWRADGTPIALSGGLARPGVRFWPDKAGR is encoded by the coding sequence ATGGCTGAATTCGATTGGCGCGATCGTGCAGGCGCCCTGTTCGAGTGTAAAAAAAAACCCGCCTTAGGGTCGCGCGGCATGGTCGTTACCAATCATCCGCTCGCCTCGACTGCCGGTATGCAGATGCTGGCTGGTGGCGGCAACGCCTTCGACGCCGCAATCGCCTCTCTCTTCGCCCTGACCGTGGTTGAGCCACAGATGGTGGGAATCGTTGGCGGCGGCTTATGCCATATTCGATTTGCCGATGGGAAACATACGGTGATAGATGGCCAGGCGCGTGCGCCACTAGCATCCAGTCCAGACTGCTTCCAGCCCATCTCGGACACCCTTCCCGACTATCTGGAGACTGTAGGAAGGGAGAATACGATTGGTCCGAAGGCCGTCGCTTCGCCTGGTAATCTAAAGGCCTGGTGTGAGGTCCTAGACCGTTTTGGCACTATCTCACTGGCTGATGCTATGGCGCCGGCTATTGGCTATGCATCGAACGGCTTTTCCGTGACCCCCTATTTGAACGAATGTATTTCAGATGCAGCAGAAGATCTGTTACGCGATGCATCTATTTCGGCAATNTTTCTCCCAGATGGCACCCCANCCTCCGCCGGAAGCCGACTTGTTATGGGAGACTATGCCGAGACGTTACGGGCGATCGCGTCGGAAGGGTCAGATGTTTTCTATGGTGGATCCCTAGGTGGAACGGTTGCGGATTATTGCTATAAGGCAAATGGCTTTCTTTCCGTCGCGGATTTAGAGGATTACGCGACGATCGAACGCGACGTTATACAGGGCACCTATCGCGGCTACGAGATAGTGGGCCCGCCACCGCCCGCCGCGAGTGGTATCCATATCGTCCAGATGATGAACATTTTGGAGGGATTTCGTGTCGGCGAACTCGGATTCGGAACGCCGGAAATGCTGCACATACTAGCGGAGGTCTTGAAGATTGCTTTCGCTGACCGCCAGGCGGTAACAGGAGATCCCGCTTTCGTTGATGTCCCTGTTGATCGTCTGATCTCAAAGGCTTATGCGGATGAGCGGCGGTCAGAGATCGATTTGAAACGGGCCAAATCATGGGAAGCCAGAGTTGCTTTGCCTGAATCGGCGAATACAACACATCTGACCGTTGCCGACGATGAGGGGAACATCGTTGCCATGACACAGTCGATCAACAGCCTCTTCGGAGCAAAAACCGTGGTGCCTGGCACGGGTATCATCCCGAACAATTACATGCATGTATTCGATCCTCATCCGGGCCATGCGTTGTCAATCGCGCCGGGTAAACGGGTAACTACTTCCAATGCGCCAATGATGGCGACTAAAGATGGTAAGCCGGTCTTGGCGCTCGGGCTACCGGGCGGGCTTACCATATTTCCGTCGGTGATGCAGGCGTTGATCTCGATTATCGACCATGGGATGAGCGTGCAAGAGGCCGTCGAGGCACCAAGGCTTTGGACCCAAGGTGGTTTAGTTGAGTTGGAAACCGGGTTTCCGGATAGCGTGCGCGATGCCCTGATGGAACGTGGGCATGAGGTTCAGATGATGCCGCATGTGGGCGGTGGCATGAATGCGATCGCGTTTGGTGACGACGGGCAGATGACAGGCGCCGCCTGTTGGCGGGCGGACGGCACGCCAATTGCCCTCTCCGGCGGTTTAGCCCGGCCTGGAGTTCGTTTTTGGCCAGACAAAGCAGGACGCTGA
- a CDS encoding IMP dehydrogenase: MRIDEALTFDDVLIKPAASSILPTEADTTTKLTKSVELKIPLISAAMDTVTEAKLAIAMAQAGGLGVIHRNLEVSLQADEVRKVKRFESGMVINPITVTPEMTLEELISLKKKHRISGFPVVERKDGKLVGIITNRDVRFATDNKMPVSELMTKENLVTVPEDVRGENATRLLDQNRIERLLVVDDRYHCVGMITVTDIEKSQAYPDASKDAQGRLRAAAATGVGSEGLKRAEALLDAEADVIIVDTAHGHSASVIETLRAIRKMSNQSQIVGGNIATAEGAKALIDVGADAVKVGIGPGSICTTRVVAGVGVPQLTALSDVVDVCSKANIPAIADGGIRYSGDLAKAIAAGANCAMIGSLLAGTEESPGEVYLYQGRSYKAYRGMGSLGAMARGSADRYFQQEITDTLKLVPEGVEGRVPFKGPVENVLNQLVGGLRAAMGYTGNATIKDMKSNCNFIRVSDAGMKESHVHDVAITREAPNYQPKI; this comes from the coding sequence ATGAGAATCGATGAAGCGCTGACCTTCGACGACGTTCTGATAAAGCCAGCCGCGTCGTCAATTTTGCCGACTGAGGCGGATACCACAACAAAATTGACCAAATCAGTCGAGCTGAAAATTCCTCTAATTTCAGCTGCAATGGACACCGTCACAGAAGCAAAACTTGCGATTGCCATGGCCCAAGCCGGGGGATTGGGAGTGATCCACCGCAACCTCGAGGTATCTCTTCAAGCTGACGAAGTCCGGAAAGTTAAACGTTTTGAATCTGGGATGGTAATTAATCCAATAACAGTCACACCCGAGATGACACTGGAGGAATTGATTTCCTTAAAAAAGAAACACCGCATTTCGGGGTTTCCCGTTGTAGAACGAAAGGATGGAAAGCTTGTAGGCATTATAACAAATAGAGATGTCCGTTTTGCAACAGACAACAAAATGCCGGTATCTGAATTAATGACAAAAGAAAATTTAGTTACTGTACCCGAGGATGTGCGCGGAGAAAATGCGACCCGTTTGTTGGATCAGAATAGGATAGAGAGGCTCCTTGTCGTTGACGATCGGTATCATTGCGTAGGCATGATTACAGTAACTGATATCGAAAAATCTCAAGCGTATCCGGATGCCAGTAAGGATGCGCAGGGCCGCCTGAGAGCGGCGGCAGCCACGGGCGTCGGTTCAGAGGGATTAAAACGTGCAGAAGCCCTCCTCGATGCAGAAGCCGACGTGATTATTGTGGACACGGCCCACGGCCACTCAGCGTCAGTTATTGAGACGCTGAGGGCGATCAGAAAAATGTCTAACCAAAGTCAAATTGTCGGGGGCAACATTGCCACCGCCGAGGGAGCGAAGGCCCTTATAGATGTTGGAGCTGACGCAGTAAAAGTGGGGATTGGGCCAGGGTCTATCTGCACTACTCGCGTCGTAGCAGGAGTCGGCGTCCCACAGCTTACAGCACTTTCTGACGTTGTCGATGTATGTTCCAAGGCCAACATCCCCGCCATAGCAGATGGTGGAATTCGCTACTCGGGAGACTTGGCGAAAGCAATCGCCGCAGGGGCAAACTGCGCCATGATAGGTTCTCTTCTGGCAGGCACTGAGGAAAGTCCTGGAGAGGTCTATTTGTATCAAGGTAGGAGTTACAAGGCCTATCGCGGTATGGGATCCCTTGGTGCTATGGCCCGAGGCTCTGCAGACCGTTATTTTCAACAAGAAATTACTGATACATTAAAACTAGTTCCGGAAGGAGTAGAGGGAAGAGTTCCATTCAAAGGTCCAGTGGAAAACGTCCTAAACCAGCTCGTTGGCGGACTTCGCGCCGCCATGGGGTACACAGGAAATGCAACTATTAAAGACATGAAGAGCAATTGTAACTTTATCCGGGTAAGCGATGCAGGAATGAAAGAGAGTCATGTACATGACGTCGCAATAACGCGAGAGGCACCAAATTACCAGCCTAAGATCTAA